One genomic segment of Bremerella alba includes these proteins:
- a CDS encoding Flp family type IVb pilin, whose product MLPKILHFLRAEDGPTSVEYAIMLAMILMAVIGAITVIGVITQESFIYSKSEIERTFPDLGV is encoded by the coding sequence ATGCTGCCTAAGATTCTCCATTTTCTACGTGCCGAGGACGGGCCTACTTCGGTCGAGTACGCCATTATGCTGGCCATGATCCTGATGGCTGTCATTGGCGCGATTACCGTAATTGGGGTGATCACCCAAGAAAGTTTTATCTATTCCAAGAGCGAAATCGAGCGCACGTTCCCCGACTTGGGCGTGTAA
- a CDS encoding sigma-54-dependent transcriptional regulator gives MKILFADDEKSLQKLMGLELPRLGHTVTVCPDGVTAIAALEMEDFDCLLVDLDMPGKGGIDVIKKAKETKPDTEAIILTGKSSTESAIAAVEFKVFAYLTKPCRLMELKTLLEGVAKKREQDRRIKALTSRLDRIEGKSKLIGDSGAMELVNKMIAKVAPSNSAVLIRGETGTGKELVAKAIHDQSLRHSQPFVAVNCGALPENLIESELFGHRKGAFTGAEETRIGLFEVAHGGSLFLDEIGELPKSLQAKLLRVLETGEIRRVGENSSIKVDVRIISATHRHIEDMVRDSEFREDLMFRINTFEIQLPPLRERTEDIPMLAEHISRRFWPTIPMTHTVFATETIHALKSHSWPGNVRELANVVEHATILCEELPIQPPHLPRRFSEQSHSGGPPELRAVSGPLSLRELEMQAIHEALDRHDGSKPQAAEELGISLKTLYNKLNQATASEKTA, from the coding sequence CTGAAGATTTTATTTGCCGACGACGAGAAGTCGCTTCAGAAGCTGATGGGGCTCGAATTGCCGCGTCTCGGCCATACGGTTACGGTTTGCCCGGACGGGGTCACCGCGATTGCCGCTCTGGAAATGGAAGACTTCGATTGCCTTCTGGTCGATCTCGATATGCCTGGCAAAGGGGGTATTGATGTCATCAAGAAGGCGAAAGAAACCAAGCCCGATACCGAAGCGATCATACTGACCGGCAAATCGTCGACCGAAAGCGCGATCGCCGCGGTCGAGTTCAAGGTCTTCGCTTACCTGACCAAGCCGTGCCGCTTGATGGAATTGAAAACACTCCTCGAAGGCGTGGCCAAAAAACGCGAGCAAGATCGCCGCATCAAGGCCCTCACCAGCCGGCTAGATCGCATCGAAGGCAAGTCGAAACTGATCGGCGATTCGGGTGCGATGGAACTGGTCAACAAAATGATCGCCAAGGTCGCTCCGTCGAACTCAGCCGTGCTCATTCGCGGCGAGACCGGCACCGGCAAGGAGCTTGTCGCCAAAGCGATTCACGATCAGAGCCTGCGTCACTCCCAACCGTTCGTTGCGGTGAACTGCGGCGCATTGCCAGAGAATCTGATTGAAAGCGAACTGTTCGGGCATCGCAAAGGGGCGTTCACCGGGGCTGAAGAAACACGCATCGGTCTGTTTGAAGTGGCTCATGGTGGTTCGTTATTCCTCGACGAGATTGGCGAGCTTCCCAAGTCGCTACAAGCCAAACTATTGCGAGTGCTGGAAACCGGCGAGATCCGCCGCGTCGGTGAAAACAGCTCGATCAAGGTCGACGTCCGCATCATCAGCGCGACCCACCGACACATCGAGGATATGGTCCGCGATAGTGAGTTCCGTGAAGACCTGATGTTCCGCATCAACACCTTCGAGATTCAACTGCCGCCGCTGCGCGAGCGGACCGAAGACATCCCGATGTTGGCCGAGCATATCAGCCGCCGGTTCTGGCCCACCATCCCGATGACGCACACCGTCTTCGCGACAGAAACGATTCACGCGCTTAAGTCACACTCGTGGCCAGGCAACGTGCGAGAACTGGCCAACGTCGTCGAACACGCCACGATTTTGTGCGAAGAACTACCGATTCAGCCACCGCATTTGCCGCGCCGCTTTAGCGAACAATCGCACAGCGGTGGTCCCCCGGAACTGCGAGCGGTCAGCGGTCCTTTGTCCCTGCGTGAACTCGAAATGCAGGCCATCCACGAGGCGCTAGATCGCCACGACGGAAGCAAACCCCAAGCAGCCGAAGAGCTGGGTATCAGCTTGAAGACGCTTTACAACAAGCTGAACCAAGCGACCGCCAGCGAAAAAACAGCTTAA
- a CDS encoding PVC-type heme-binding CxxCH protein: protein MLRDIRSYCFASFAASLFILLTGVGQLPAAEPEAPQDRISILFLGDNGHHQPAKRFVELQPALEARGIDLKYTDSLAHINPETLAKYDGLMIYANIEQIDPASESAILDYVEQGHALIPLHCASYCFLNSPKYIALVGAQFKSHGTGTFRTKLAEASHPIMQGFQGFESWDETYVHTKHNEENRTVLTYRMGDQQLEPWTWIRQQGQGRVFYTAWGHDARTFTNPGFVNLVERGVRWAVKQDPSVAPNFPPQKEGLVTAFDRPMNVPLAQQPNTDIKPFDYVDMGAQIPNYTAGENWGTQAKPLNLMQKPLPPEESEKHLVLPEGFEAKLFASEEIFDGGKPIAMTWDARGRLWMCMTLDYPNELHSPGPGRDRVVVCEDTDGDLQADKVTTFADGLSIPTSIAFHNGGVIVQNGSETLWLKDTDDDDVADEKQVMFSGWNMRDTHGGVSNFQYGHDNWIWGMQGYNDSHVVVDGEEQPGFRNGFFRFKPDGSELEFIRSTNNNTWGLGMSEEGIIFGSTANHCPSVYMPIPNRYYEQVRGWTARLVLDSMADSHKFDPVTDKVRQVDHHGGYTAGAGHSLYTARNYPEAFWNRVAFVNGPTGHLTGAFVISRDGSGFHSTSPFNLVASDDEWTAPIQSEVGPDGNVWVLDWYNYIVQHNPTPHGFKTGKGAAYETALRDKLHGRIYRIVYTGEGAKADKDWHLNLDEASPEKIVATLKSDNLLWRRHAQQTLVERGQTDVIPALIQLLQDDSTDSIGLNVGAIHALWTLHGLGVLEDPNGTATQAAYIALVHPAPGVRRNAVQVLPHAPESTTAILKSGVLNDADPQVRLMTLLALADLPASDAAAVDILAMITQPHNANDRWIPDAATSAAANQGGSFLKAVAKSNNIDNKVLDLVAIVTEHYSRGGPVDTIAELLPAIENAQPQVAEAIVTGLAKGWPQDKKPQITDAVDNSLTRLIETLPASSRGQLIRMAVNWGSTKLASQLQELVENALEQIESGDLSAKDVQRLAREIVALNVKMAPPVEAKLLASIGPQTSADVTTALLNSLRASENDGLGKYVLETLPSLTPTGRKEAIGVLLSRPAWTADLLASMDKGSIQLNELALDQRQALSQHPEKQLRKKAEEIFARGGALPNADRQKVIEQLWAATEAQGDAAAGKLVFKRECSKCHMHSGEGSKIGPDLTGMAVHPKSQLLTEILDPNRSVESNYRTYMVATMDGRVMSGLLASESRTAIELVDAEGKQQSILREDIDELLGTPQSLMPVGFEKQIKPKELEDLLAFLTNRGKFVPLPLEKVASAVSTEGMFVSKNAPAETLVFADWQPKSVDGVPFQLIDPQGTSRPNAVLLYGPSGYLPPKMPKSVSIPCNMPLSAVHILGGVAGWASPYGKQGSTSMIVRFRFEDGTTEDHPLKNGVHIADYICRVDVPESKFAFDLSGRQIRYLAVRPSQRKPVESIELVKGNDNTAPVVMAVTAEAAE, encoded by the coding sequence ATGCTACGCGACATCCGCAGCTATTGCTTTGCCTCTTTCGCCGCAAGTCTGTTCATACTGCTGACAGGCGTAGGACAACTTCCCGCCGCCGAGCCGGAAGCTCCTCAGGATCGCATTTCGATCCTCTTTTTAGGTGACAACGGGCATCATCAACCGGCCAAGCGATTCGTCGAGTTGCAGCCGGCATTAGAAGCCCGGGGCATTGATCTGAAGTACACCGATTCGCTGGCTCATATCAACCCAGAAACGCTGGCGAAGTACGACGGGCTGATGATCTACGCAAACATCGAGCAGATCGATCCGGCCAGCGAATCGGCAATCCTCGATTACGTCGAACAAGGGCACGCACTTATCCCGCTGCACTGTGCTTCTTACTGCTTTCTCAACTCGCCCAAGTACATCGCGCTCGTAGGTGCTCAGTTCAAGAGCCACGGCACCGGGACCTTCCGTACGAAACTCGCCGAAGCATCGCACCCGATCATGCAAGGTTTCCAGGGATTTGAAAGCTGGGACGAGACCTACGTGCATACCAAACACAACGAAGAAAACCGCACCGTGCTGACCTACCGCATGGGCGATCAACAGCTAGAACCGTGGACCTGGATTCGCCAGCAAGGCCAAGGACGCGTCTTCTATACGGCGTGGGGTCATGACGCTCGCACGTTCACCAACCCCGGCTTCGTTAATTTGGTCGAACGCGGTGTTCGCTGGGCCGTCAAACAAGATCCGAGCGTGGCCCCCAATTTCCCGCCGCAAAAGGAAGGTCTGGTCACGGCCTTCGATCGCCCGATGAATGTCCCCCTAGCTCAGCAACCTAACACCGATATCAAACCGTTTGATTATGTCGACATGGGAGCCCAAATCCCCAACTACACTGCCGGCGAAAACTGGGGCACCCAAGCCAAACCGCTCAACTTGATGCAGAAGCCGCTGCCACCGGAAGAATCCGAAAAGCACCTGGTGCTGCCGGAAGGGTTTGAAGCGAAGCTGTTCGCGTCGGAAGAGATCTTCGACGGCGGCAAGCCAATCGCCATGACCTGGGATGCACGAGGGCGACTTTGGATGTGCATGACGCTCGACTATCCCAACGAGCTACACAGCCCAGGACCAGGCCGCGATCGGGTAGTGGTTTGCGAAGATACCGACGGCGACCTGCAAGCAGACAAGGTCACCACCTTCGCTGACGGCCTGAGCATTCCGACTTCGATTGCTTTCCATAATGGTGGCGTAATCGTGCAGAATGGTTCCGAGACTCTGTGGCTTAAGGATACCGACGACGACGATGTAGCCGACGAGAAGCAGGTGATGTTCAGCGGCTGGAACATGCGAGACACCCACGGCGGCGTGAGCAACTTTCAGTACGGCCACGATAACTGGATCTGGGGCATGCAAGGCTACAACGATTCGCACGTGGTGGTCGACGGCGAAGAGCAACCTGGCTTCCGTAACGGCTTCTTCCGCTTCAAGCCCGACGGCAGCGAGTTAGAGTTCATCCGCTCGACCAACAACAACACATGGGGCCTGGGCATGAGCGAAGAAGGGATCATCTTCGGTTCCACCGCCAACCACTGCCCCAGCGTTTACATGCCGATCCCAAACCGCTATTACGAACAGGTTCGCGGCTGGACGGCTCGCCTTGTACTCGATTCAATGGCCGATTCGCACAAGTTCGATCCCGTCACCGACAAGGTGCGACAGGTTGATCATCACGGCGGGTACACGGCCGGTGCCGGGCATTCGCTTTATACGGCCCGCAACTATCCGGAAGCATTTTGGAATCGCGTGGCCTTCGTGAATGGCCCTACCGGGCACCTCACCGGGGCGTTCGTCATCTCGCGCGACGGAAGCGGCTTTCACTCGACCAGCCCCTTCAACCTGGTGGCCTCCGACGACGAATGGACGGCCCCCATCCAATCGGAAGTCGGTCCCGACGGCAACGTGTGGGTTCTCGACTGGTACAACTACATTGTCCAGCACAACCCCACGCCGCACGGCTTCAAAACTGGCAAGGGTGCCGCGTATGAAACCGCACTGCGTGACAAGCTGCACGGACGGATCTACCGCATTGTCTACACCGGAGAAGGCGCCAAAGCCGACAAAGACTGGCACTTGAACCTCGATGAAGCGTCCCCGGAAAAGATCGTCGCCACCCTGAAAAGCGATAACCTGCTATGGCGTCGTCATGCTCAGCAGACCCTGGTCGAGCGTGGCCAGACCGATGTCATTCCGGCGTTGATTCAATTGCTGCAAGACGACTCGACGGACAGTATCGGTCTGAACGTCGGAGCGATTCACGCCCTGTGGACCTTGCACGGCTTAGGCGTTCTGGAAGACCCCAATGGCACCGCGACTCAAGCCGCCTACATCGCACTTGTGCATCCAGCCCCGGGCGTTCGCCGCAATGCGGTTCAGGTGCTGCCGCATGCTCCTGAAAGCACGACCGCGATTTTGAAAAGTGGCGTGCTGAACGATGCCGATCCCCAAGTTCGCCTGATGACGCTACTCGCTTTAGCCGATCTTCCGGCGAGTGACGCGGCAGCGGTCGATATTTTGGCCATGATTACCCAGCCACACAACGCCAACGATCGCTGGATCCCCGACGCAGCGACCTCCGCAGCCGCCAACCAAGGCGGCAGCTTCCTGAAAGCGGTTGCCAAGTCTAATAACATCGACAACAAGGTGTTGGACCTAGTGGCAATTGTGACCGAGCATTACTCACGCGGTGGTCCGGTTGATACGATTGCCGAACTGCTGCCAGCCATCGAGAACGCCCAGCCGCAAGTTGCCGAGGCCATTGTTACCGGCCTAGCCAAAGGTTGGCCGCAAGACAAGAAGCCGCAGATCACCGACGCCGTCGACAATTCGCTTACCCGCCTGATCGAGACGCTTCCCGCTTCGTCGCGCGGTCAACTGATTCGTATGGCCGTCAACTGGGGCAGCACGAAGTTGGCTTCGCAACTGCAAGAATTGGTTGAGAATGCTCTAGAGCAAATCGAATCAGGCGATCTCAGCGCCAAAGACGTGCAGCGACTCGCTCGAGAGATCGTCGCGTTGAACGTGAAGATGGCCCCGCCGGTCGAAGCCAAACTGCTGGCTTCCATCGGCCCGCAAACCTCGGCCGATGTCACCACGGCACTGCTTAATAGCCTGAGAGCAAGCGAGAACGATGGCCTGGGCAAGTACGTTTTGGAAACGCTCCCCAGTTTAACGCCAACCGGTCGGAAGGAAGCCATCGGCGTGCTGTTAAGCCGCCCGGCCTGGACGGCCGACCTGTTGGCTTCGATGGATAAAGGTTCTATCCAACTGAACGAATTGGCACTCGACCAGCGTCAAGCCCTTTCGCAGCATCCCGAGAAGCAGCTACGCAAGAAAGCCGAAGAGATATTTGCTCGCGGTGGCGCATTGCCCAACGCAGACCGCCAGAAGGTTATAGAGCAGCTATGGGCAGCCACCGAAGCCCAGGGGGACGCCGCCGCCGGCAAGCTGGTCTTCAAACGCGAATGCTCGAAGTGCCATATGCACAGCGGCGAAGGCTCGAAGATCGGCCCTGACCTGACCGGGATGGCCGTGCATCCGAAGTCGCAACTGCTGACCGAAATCCTCGATCCCAATCGCAGCGTCGAGTCGAACTATCGCACCTACATGGTCGCCACGATGGACGGACGCGTGATGAGTGGCCTGCTTGCCTCGGAAAGCCGTACGGCTATTGAACTAGTAGACGCCGAAGGAAAACAGCAGTCGATCCTCCGCGAAGATATCGACGAACTTCTCGGCACACCGCAGTCGCTAATGCCGGTTGGTTTCGAGAAGCAGATCAAGCCGAAGGAACTAGAAGACCTGCTGGCCTTCCTCACCAATCGCGGCAAGTTTGTCCCCTTGCCGCTGGAAAAGGTTGCCTCGGCGGTCAGCACAGAAGGGATGTTTGTCTCTAAGAACGCCCCGGCCGAGACTTTAGTCTTCGCCGATTGGCAGCCGAAGAGCGTCGACGGCGTGCCGTTTCAGCTGATCGATCCCCAGGGAACCTCCCGGCCAAACGCCGTGCTGCTGTACGGCCCGAGCGGTTATTTGCCTCCGAAGATGCCCAAGTCGGTATCGATTCCGTGCAATATGCCGTTGTCAGCGGTGCACATTTTGGGGGGCGTCGCCGGCTGGGCTTCCCCTTATGGGAAACAGGGATCGACCTCGATGATCGTCCGTTTCCGCTTTGAAGACGGCACGACCGAAGACCATCCACTAAAAAATGGAGTCCATATTGCGGACTATATTTGCCGGGTCGATGTACCCGAGTCGAAATTCGCGTTCGATCTTAGTGGCCGACAGATCCGCTATTTGGCCGTCCGCCCCAGCCAACGGAAGCCTGTTGAGTCGATCGAGCTAGTCAAGGGAAACGATAATACAGCCCCGGTCGTGATGGCGGTAACGGCGGAGGCCGCGGAGTAA
- the nagB gene encoding glucosamine-6-phosphate deaminase: protein MTERTADRPEMSIQSTVLPCDVFSTSEALSRHVAKIVAAIIRERQAQKATAVLGLPTGSTPMGVYRELVRMHQDEGLDLSNVVTFNLDEYYGLKPDQLQSYHRTMHEVFFQHVNIPSENIHIPDGTIPLDQVDAYCDDYENKIREAGGIDLMLLGIGSNGHIGFNEPFSIRNSRMRLCTLDPITRRSAASDFFQEDNVPHQAITMGIGTILEARKILLLALGQGKSSIICETLQGPITNRVPATILQEHRDTSVFIDTAAASKLTAVAEPWTEGEVEWDQTMIKRAMLWLCEKTGKALLKLADDDFRQYNLHQLLRHHGPAPSLAHRVFRWMMDTIEYHPAGKEKKKAICFSPHPDDDVISMGGTLIRLVDDGHEAHVAYMTSGNIAVFDHDAQRFADFVTQYNRLFGIEEKKSAEVEKQVVDSLKSKPPGEPDVETVLSIKGLIRRSEAIAGALKAGCEEENLHFLDLPFYRTGKVAKNPLGADDVQIVKQLILEVQPDQVYIAGDLSDPHGTHRVCAMAIFNALLEIEAETGSRPEALLYRGAWQEYPLHEIEICVPLSPNDMFKKRQAIFMHESQKDSALFPGTDPREFWERAEDRNTGTADSYNKIGLPEYFAMEAFVRWNGQPL, encoded by the coding sequence ATGACTGAACGAACCGCTGATCGACCCGAGATGTCGATCCAGTCAACCGTATTGCCGTGTGATGTTTTTTCCACCAGCGAGGCCCTCTCTCGCCACGTCGCGAAAATTGTCGCTGCGATCATTCGCGAACGACAAGCTCAAAAAGCGACCGCTGTGCTTGGGCTTCCAACCGGTTCTACGCCCATGGGCGTCTACCGAGAACTGGTTCGCATGCACCAGGATGAAGGATTGGATCTATCCAATGTCGTGACCTTCAATCTGGACGAATACTACGGCCTGAAGCCCGACCAACTGCAAAGTTACCATCGGACGATGCACGAGGTTTTCTTTCAGCATGTGAATATTCCATCGGAGAATATTCACATCCCGGACGGAACCATTCCGCTCGATCAAGTCGATGCGTATTGCGATGACTACGAAAACAAGATTCGCGAGGCTGGCGGGATCGACCTGATGCTGCTGGGCATCGGCTCTAACGGCCACATTGGCTTTAACGAGCCGTTCAGTATCCGCAACAGCCGGATGCGTCTTTGTACGCTCGACCCGATCACGCGTCGTAGCGCGGCATCGGATTTCTTTCAGGAAGACAACGTCCCGCACCAGGCCATTACGATGGGCATCGGGACCATCTTGGAAGCCCGCAAGATCTTGCTCTTGGCCCTGGGGCAAGGCAAGTCGTCGATCATTTGCGAGACGCTGCAAGGTCCGATTACCAACCGCGTGCCGGCAACCATCTTGCAAGAGCATCGCGATACGTCGGTCTTCATCGATACGGCAGCAGCCAGCAAGCTAACCGCCGTGGCCGAGCCGTGGACCGAAGGAGAGGTTGAGTGGGACCAGACGATGATCAAGCGAGCCATGCTATGGCTCTGCGAAAAGACAGGCAAAGCACTGTTGAAGCTGGCCGATGACGATTTCCGCCAATACAACCTGCATCAGCTTCTGCGTCATCACGGCCCCGCGCCGAGCCTGGCTCACCGTGTGTTCCGCTGGATGATGGATACCATCGAGTATCATCCCGCAGGCAAAGAAAAGAAGAAGGCCATCTGCTTCAGTCCTCACCCGGACGATGACGTGATCAGCATGGGCGGCACGCTCATTCGCCTGGTCGACGATGGCCACGAGGCCCACGTCGCTTACATGACTAGCGGTAACATCGCGGTTTTCGACCACGATGCCCAGCGTTTCGCCGACTTCGTCACGCAGTACAACCGCCTGTTTGGTATCGAAGAAAAGAAATCGGCCGAGGTCGAAAAGCAGGTCGTCGACTCGTTGAAGTCGAAACCACCTGGCGAGCCGGATGTCGAGACGGTGCTCAGCATTAAAGGCCTGATCCGTCGCAGCGAAGCCATTGCCGGAGCCTTGAAAGCTGGCTGCGAGGAAGAGAACCTGCACTTCTTGGATCTGCCGTTTTATCGAACCGGTAAGGTCGCTAAGAACCCGCTCGGTGCGGACGATGTGCAGATCGTCAAGCAGTTGATCCTGGAGGTTCAGCCAGACCAGGTTTACATTGCCGGCGATCTTTCTGACCCGCACGGAACGCACCGTGTTTGTGCGATGGCGATCTTCAATGCCCTGTTGGAAATCGAAGCCGAAACCGGCAGCCGGCCTGAGGCCTTGCTGTATCGTGGTGCCTGGCAAGAGTACCCGCTGCACGAGATCGAGATTTGCGTGCCGCTATCGCCCAACGACATGTTCAAGAAGCGGCAAGCGATCTTCATGCACGAGAGCCAGAAGGATAGTGCTCTGTTCCCCGGAACCGACCCACGTGAATTCTGGGAACGAGCCGAAGACCGCAACACAGGCACCGCCGATTCCTACAACAAGATCGGCCTGCCAGAATACTTCGCCATGGAAGCGTTCGTTCGCTGGAACGGGCAGCCCCTGTAA
- the lexA gene encoding transcriptional repressor LexA, translated as MASSQSATDSLTKRQKDVFFFIREKIQNRGYGPTVREIGQEFEISSPNGVVCHLKALERKGLISREKNMSRAIQLRAEVEEEVGLPFVGRIAAGVLHEAIGQDERVDFGTMFNRRDHFVLEVTGDSMIEAHIDEGDYVVVKQQETARPGEIVVAETDEGEATLKYWYPEKNRIRLQPANSSMDPIYVKDAKVRGIVIGVVRKF; from the coding sequence ATGGCAAGTTCGCAGTCGGCCACCGACTCCCTTACCAAACGTCAGAAGGACGTCTTTTTCTTTATCCGCGAGAAAATCCAAAATCGCGGCTATGGCCCCACGGTGCGGGAAATCGGGCAAGAGTTCGAGATAAGCTCGCCCAACGGCGTCGTCTGCCACCTGAAAGCCCTGGAACGCAAAGGGCTGATCTCCCGCGAAAAGAACATGTCGCGGGCCATCCAACTGCGGGCCGAGGTTGAGGAAGAAGTCGGCTTGCCGTTTGTCGGGCGAATTGCTGCCGGCGTGCTGCACGAGGCCATCGGCCAGGACGAAAGGGTCGATTTCGGCACGATGTTTAACCGCCGCGACCACTTCGTACTGGAAGTCACCGGCGATTCGATGATCGAAGCCCACATCGACGAAGGGGACTATGTGGTCGTCAAACAGCAGGAAACGGCCCGCCCCGGCGAGATTGTCGTGGCTGAAACCGACGAAGGGGAAGCAACCCTCAAATATTGGTACCCCGAAAAGAACCGCATCCGCCTGCAACCAGCCAACAGCAGCATGGATCCCATCTACGTCAAAGATGCCAAGGTCCGCGGCATAGTCATCGGCGTGGTCCGCAAGTTTTAA
- a CDS encoding sensor histidine kinase yields MLNRRPLKHKLIIGSGLLLALVLALFIVTLTGGLSYRQVARDISARSVELPLAIDFSLAVTELRHTLNQARNSKRFGFHDSVTDPPLLREEFRAKFLSVQEALRRYEDQLNRSGAGDSDIGDDSDERDSIGEIHGSIQKLDAQYQDADWYLNDIKNDELINEIDHLHVLSKKLPSFLIEDMQQLKDEVRGQYRLWITASVMVISLTVCAIISAAYACWRWLFSPLKILMDGSRRVANGDFDHRIQLEGHAELAILADAMNAMTHRFQAIESNLNEQVQDRTKQVVRSEQLASVGFLAAGVAHEINNPLASIAFCAESLRSRISEGETDPDGETTHYRGADVTVFQTYLGMIEEEAFRCKEITERLLDFSRLGDVEKTETDVRELVQGVIDMVRHLGKYREKNLIFEDDQVALAPVNGPEIKQVVLNLITNALDSIDPGGHVLVRVSEERGQVNVNVKDDGCGMTEEVRRHLFEPFFTRRRDGQGTGLGLSISYRIVSDHGGQFDAWSEGPDLGSEFSFTLPCREASKRNERRHQAA; encoded by the coding sequence GTGCTCAACCGACGCCCACTCAAACACAAATTGATCATCGGCAGCGGTCTCTTGCTGGCGCTGGTGCTTGCGCTGTTCATCGTGACCCTCACCGGCGGTCTTTCGTATCGACAGGTTGCCAGGGACATCAGCGCTCGCTCGGTCGAGTTACCACTTGCGATCGACTTTTCGCTGGCCGTTACCGAACTACGGCACACGCTGAATCAGGCCCGTAATTCCAAGCGATTCGGTTTCCACGATTCGGTAACCGACCCTCCCCTGCTCCGCGAAGAGTTCCGAGCTAAGTTCCTTTCGGTTCAGGAAGCACTGCGTCGCTACGAAGACCAACTTAACCGCAGTGGTGCCGGCGATAGCGATATCGGCGATGACTCGGACGAACGCGACTCGATCGGCGAAATCCACGGCTCGATTCAAAAGCTGGACGCCCAATACCAGGACGCGGACTGGTATCTCAATGACATCAAAAATGACGAGCTGATCAACGAGATCGACCACCTGCACGTGCTGTCTAAAAAGCTGCCGTCCTTTTTGATCGAGGACATGCAGCAGCTTAAAGATGAAGTTCGTGGCCAGTACCGGCTGTGGATTACAGCCTCGGTCATGGTAATTTCGCTGACCGTCTGCGCGATCATCTCGGCTGCCTATGCCTGCTGGCGATGGCTATTCAGTCCGTTGAAGATCCTGATGGATGGCTCGCGGCGGGTTGCCAACGGCGATTTCGATCACCGGATTCAATTGGAAGGTCATGCGGAACTGGCCATTCTAGCCGATGCAATGAACGCGATGACGCACCGCTTTCAGGCCATCGAAAGCAACCTGAACGAACAGGTCCAAGACCGCACTAAGCAGGTCGTCCGTAGCGAACAGTTAGCCAGTGTCGGCTTTTTAGCGGCCGGTGTGGCTCATGAAATCAACAATCCGCTGGCATCGATCGCGTTCTGTGCCGAGTCGCTCCGCTCGCGCATCAGCGAAGGCGAAACCGATCCGGATGGCGAAACGACCCATTACCGTGGTGCTGACGTAACAGTATTTCAGACCTACTTGGGTATGATCGAAGAGGAGGCCTTCCGCTGTAAAGAAATCACGGAACGTCTGCTCGACTTCTCGCGTCTAGGAGACGTCGAGAAAACGGAAACCGATGTGCGAGAACTCGTTCAAGGCGTCATCGACATGGTCCGCCACTTGGGCAAGTATCGCGAAAAGAACTTGATTTTCGAGGACGACCAGGTCGCCCTAGCACCGGTGAACGGACCCGAAATCAAACAAGTCGTGCTCAACCTGATTACCAACGCCTTGGATAGTATTGATCCCGGCGGACACGTGCTGGTCAGGGTGAGCGAAGAACGCGGACAGGTCAATGTGAACGTCAAAGATGACGGTTGCGGCATGACCGAGGAAGTTCGACGTCACTTGTTTGAACCATTTTTTACCCGACGCCGGGATGGCCAAGGGACAGGCCTGGGCCTATCGATTTCGTATCGCATCGTGAGTGACCATGGCGGTCAGTTCGATGCGTGGAGCGAAGGGCCAGACCTCGGAAGTGAATTTAGTTTTACGCTGCCATGCAGGGAAGCAAGTAAGCGAAATGAGCGAAGACACCAAGCAGCCTGA